In one Janibacter cremeus genomic region, the following are encoded:
- a CDS encoding DUF2277 domain-containing protein: MCRNIRQLHNFEPPATSEEVRAAALQYVRKVSGSTKPSQANQAAFDEAVEEVAAATQHLLDHLVTSAAPKDREVEAAKARERSRQRYERAG; this comes from the coding sequence ATGTGCCGAAACATCCGTCAGCTGCACAACTTCGAGCCCCCCGCGACGAGCGAGGAGGTCCGGGCCGCCGCGCTGCAGTACGTGCGCAAGGTCAGCGGATCGACGAAGCCGAGCCAGGCCAACCAGGCCGCCTTCGACGAGGCGGTGGAGGAGGTCGCGGCCGCCACCCAGCACCTGCTCGACCACCTCGTGACGAGTGCCGCGCCCAAGGACCGTGAGGTCGAGGCGGCCAAGGCGAGGGAGCGCTCCCGGCAGCGGTACGAGCGCGCCGGATGA
- a CDS encoding NAD(P)/FAD-dependent oxidoreductase, producing MSHHDVVVIGGGNAGLSLAAKLVRDGAQDVAVVESETVHRYRPMLNYVGSGEARMRDLERPAATVMPGGATWIQDRVVSCDPDGPSVTTQRGQTIGCRTLVIATGLEEDWAATPGLREGYGAGWAGSSFLVESAPRVWPALRDLTSGRVVFSVPPEPAPCAATALKPLFMACDHWRRQGVLQDLDVHLALPGPTPVGVPTADPHLEEALTAYGVHVVRDARVTAVGARAVTVTTRHGEAVLDDLAYAHLVPTYRAPDWIAQAGLADGGGAGPVDVDHATLRHRRHPAIWSLGDVASLGIRPSGGALRKQVGVLAANILASRAEDFEHYDGYTVMPITVARHTLSLVEIDREGRSAPSVPALDLVKPRRLTWAVDRYALPVTYFRRILRGKV from the coding sequence ATGAGCCATCACGACGTGGTGGTCATCGGGGGCGGCAACGCAGGACTCTCTCTCGCCGCCAAGTTGGTGCGCGACGGCGCCCAGGATGTCGCGGTCGTCGAGTCGGAGACCGTCCACCGATACCGGCCGATGCTCAACTACGTTGGCAGCGGTGAGGCGAGGATGCGTGATCTGGAGCGGCCCGCCGCCACGGTGATGCCCGGTGGGGCCACGTGGATCCAGGACCGGGTCGTCTCCTGCGACCCCGACGGGCCGAGCGTGACGACGCAGCGCGGCCAGACGATCGGCTGCAGGACCTTGGTCATCGCCACCGGACTCGAGGAGGACTGGGCCGCCACCCCCGGGCTCCGCGAGGGGTACGGCGCGGGCTGGGCCGGGTCAAGCTTCCTCGTCGAGAGCGCCCCGAGGGTGTGGCCCGCGCTGCGGGACCTGACCAGCGGCCGCGTGGTGTTCTCGGTGCCTCCCGAGCCGGCCCCCTGTGCGGCGACCGCTCTCAAGCCGCTGTTCATGGCGTGCGACCACTGGCGACGGCAGGGTGTTCTGCAGGACCTCGACGTCCACCTCGCGCTTCCCGGGCCCACACCCGTGGGCGTGCCCACGGCGGACCCGCACCTCGAGGAAGCGCTCACGGCATACGGCGTGCACGTGGTGCGCGATGCGCGCGTGACCGCAGTGGGCGCGCGAGCCGTGACCGTGACGACTCGCCATGGCGAGGCGGTCCTCGATGACCTCGCCTACGCGCACCTCGTGCCCACCTATCGCGCCCCCGACTGGATCGCCCAAGCCGGGCTGGCCGACGGGGGCGGGGCCGGCCCGGTCGATGTCGACCACGCGACCCTGCGCCACCGCCGCCACCCGGCGATCTGGTCACTGGGTGATGTTGCCAGTCTGGGCATCAGGCCCTCGGGAGGTGCCCTGCGCAAGCAGGTGGGGGTGCTTGCGGCGAACATCCTCGCGAGCCGTGCCGAGGACTTCGAGCACTACGACGGCTACACCGTCATGCCGATCACCGTCGCCCGGCACACGCTCTCCCTCGTCGAGATCGATCGCGAAGGGAGATCCGCGCCGTCCGTCCCGGCGCTCGACCTCGTCAAGCCACGGCGGCTGACATGGGCCGTGGACCGGTACGCGCTTCCGGTGACCTACTTCAGACGGATCCTGCGAGGCAAGGTGTGA
- the dnaB gene encoding replicative DNA helicase — MESSVYGDASYSSSPPADRLPPQDVGAEQSVLGGMLLSKDAIGDVNEAVRSKDFYRPAHELIFDAIVDLYSRGEPADAITVADELSKRGDLQRAGGQAYLHDLIQSVPTAANAGYYAQIVAERAVLRRLVEAGTKIVQMGYAQGGGDVEDIVNQAQAEVYTVAEKRGGEDYAPLWDTLNDTMTEIEVAAGRTDEMTGVPTGFHDLDELTHGLHPGQMVVIAARPAVGKSTLGVDIARAAAIHHGMATAIFSLEMSRSEITMRVLAAEASIQLQHLRRGKMSDPDWRKLSRVVGRISDSPLYIDDSPNLALMEIRAKARRLKQQHNLKLIVIDYLQLMTSGKKVESRQQEVSEFSRALKLLAKELEVPVIAISQLNRGPEQRTDKRPAMSDLRESGSIEQDADLVILLHRDRDPDSEREGEADIIVAKHRNGPTADIVLGFQGHYARFSNMAKDSGGF; from the coding sequence TTGGAATCGAGCGTCTACGGTGACGCCTCCTACTCCTCCTCGCCTCCCGCGGACCGGCTCCCCCCGCAGGACGTCGGCGCGGAGCAGTCGGTGCTCGGCGGGATGCTGCTGAGCAAGGACGCCATCGGTGACGTCAACGAGGCGGTCCGCAGCAAGGACTTCTACCGGCCGGCCCACGAGCTGATCTTCGACGCGATCGTCGACCTGTACTCCCGCGGCGAGCCGGCCGACGCGATCACCGTCGCCGACGAGCTGAGCAAGCGCGGCGACCTGCAGCGCGCGGGTGGGCAGGCCTACCTGCACGACCTCATCCAGTCGGTCCCGACGGCGGCGAACGCCGGCTACTACGCGCAGATCGTCGCCGAGCGGGCCGTGCTGCGCCGGCTCGTGGAGGCGGGGACCAAGATCGTCCAGATGGGCTACGCCCAGGGCGGCGGTGACGTCGAGGACATCGTCAACCAGGCCCAGGCCGAGGTCTACACGGTCGCGGAGAAGCGTGGCGGCGAGGACTACGCCCCGCTGTGGGACACCCTCAACGACACGATGACCGAGATCGAGGTCGCCGCCGGTCGCACCGACGAGATGACCGGTGTGCCCACCGGATTCCACGACCTCGACGAGCTGACCCACGGTCTGCACCCGGGGCAGATGGTCGTCATCGCGGCCAGGCCGGCCGTAGGAAAAAGTACGCTGGGTGTGGACATCGCCCGCGCGGCGGCGATCCACCACGGCATGGCGACCGCGATCTTCTCCCTGGAGATGAGCCGCAGCGAGATCACGATGCGTGTGCTCGCCGCGGAGGCGAGCATCCAGCTGCAGCACCTGCGTCGCGGCAAGATGAGCGACCCCGACTGGCGCAAGCTCTCCCGCGTCGTCGGCCGGATCAGCGACAGCCCGCTCTACATCGACGACTCGCCCAACCTCGCGCTGATGGAGATCCGGGCCAAGGCGCGACGGCTGAAGCAGCAGCACAACCTCAAGCTCATCGTCATCGACTACCTGCAGCTGATGACCTCGGGCAAGAAGGTCGAGTCCCGCCAGCAGGAGGTCTCGGAGTTCTCCCGTGCGCTCAAGCTCCTGGCCAAGGAACTCGAGGTCCCGGTGATCGCGATCAGCCAGCTGAATCGTGGACCCGAGCAGCGCACCGACAAGCGTCCGGCGATGAGCGACCTGCGTGAGAGTGGAAGCATCGAGCAGGACGCCGACCTCGTGATCTTGTTGCACCGCGACCGCGATCCCGACTCCGAGCGTGAGGGCGAGGCCGACATCATCGTGGCCAAGCATCGCAACGGCCCGACGGCCGACATCGTGCTCGGCTTCCAGGGGCACTACGCGCGGTTCTCGAACATGGCGAAGGACTCGGGCGGCTTTTAG
- a CDS encoding DHA2 family efflux MFS transporter permease subunit produces MSTTAPQAQPVTTPAQTALVLRVLTVATFVVILNETIMNNAIPRLMDDFAVPATSAQWLTTAFMLTMAVVIPMTGWIMQRLAVRRTFALAMGLFSLGTTAAALAPAFEVLVAARVVQATGTAVMIPLLMTTLMNLVPLADRGRTMGNLSLVIAVAPAMGPAVSGLLLRVGSWRLIFLTVLPIALVALWVGLRHLPDVGDREDSSLDLPSVVLSVIGFGGLVYGLSSIGGGTPGEGGPAPEPVVDPLVAVGLATLAVAAFAWRQRSLVRSGDPLMDLRTLRFRSFTGAFITMCIGFAALISSLILLPIHLQDGLGMTTLEAGLLLIPGGLAMGLLGPTIGRLYDRLGARPLVVPGSIGLTLSLGLLALLVPSAGPWTLLVLHVLLSLSLALLFTPLFTAGLGALPKHLYAHGSALLGSSQQVFGAAGTATSIAVLALVAGSDPTAADLARGARGAFALLTGLAAITVVTCLTVSTPPAEDEVEQTAPSQDVAAV; encoded by the coding sequence ATGTCCACGACCGCGCCGCAGGCGCAGCCCGTGACCACGCCTGCGCAGACGGCCCTCGTCCTGCGCGTGCTCACGGTCGCCACCTTCGTCGTGATCCTCAACGAGACGATCATGAACAACGCGATCCCGCGCCTGATGGACGACTTCGCGGTGCCCGCGACGTCCGCGCAGTGGCTGACGACCGCCTTCATGCTCACCATGGCCGTGGTCATCCCGATGACCGGCTGGATCATGCAGCGGCTGGCCGTCCGGCGCACCTTCGCCCTCGCGATGGGGCTGTTCTCCCTCGGCACGACGGCCGCCGCGCTCGCCCCGGCCTTCGAGGTGCTCGTGGCCGCACGGGTCGTGCAGGCGACCGGGACCGCCGTGATGATCCCGCTGCTGATGACCACGCTGATGAATCTCGTGCCCCTCGCCGACCGCGGCCGCACCATGGGCAACCTCTCCCTCGTCATCGCCGTCGCCCCCGCCATGGGCCCGGCCGTCTCCGGGCTGCTGCTGCGGGTCGGGTCGTGGCGACTGATCTTCCTCACCGTCCTGCCGATCGCCCTGGTCGCCCTGTGGGTCGGCCTGCGGCACCTCCCGGACGTCGGCGATCGCGAGGACAGCAGCCTCGACCTGCCGAGCGTCGTGCTCTCCGTCATCGGCTTCGGCGGGCTGGTCTACGGCCTCTCCAGCATCGGCGGCGGGACCCCGGGCGAAGGGGGCCCCGCCCCCGAGCCGGTCGTCGACCCGCTCGTGGCGGTCGGCCTCGCGACGCTCGCCGTGGCCGCCTTCGCCTGGCGCCAGCGGTCACTCGTGCGCTCGGGCGACCCGCTGATGGACCTGCGCACGCTGCGCTTCCGCAGCTTCACCGGTGCCTTCATCACGATGTGCATCGGCTTCGCCGCCCTGATCAGCTCGCTCATCCTGCTGCCGATCCACCTGCAGGACGGGCTGGGCATGACCACCCTCGAGGCGGGCCTGCTCCTCATCCCCGGCGGGCTGGCCATGGGCCTGCTCGGCCCGACGATCGGACGCCTCTACGACCGGCTCGGCGCGCGGCCGCTCGTCGTCCCCGGCAGCATCGGCCTCACCCTCTCGCTGGGTCTGCTGGCCCTGCTCGTCCCGAGCGCCGGCCCGTGGACGCTCCTGGTCCTGCACGTGCTGCTGTCGCTCTCGCTGGCGCTGCTCTTCACGCCGCTCTTCACCGCCGGCCTCGGGGCCCTCCCGAAGCACCTCTACGCACACGGGTCCGCGCTCCTCGGCTCCTCGCAGCAGGTCTTCGGCGCGGCCGGGACCGCGACGAGCATCGCCGTGCTGGCCCTGGTCGCCGGCTCGGACCCCACGGCCGCCGACCTGGCACGGGGAGCCCGGGGCGCCTTCGCGCTGCTCACCGGCCTCGCGGCGATCACCGTCGTCACCTGCCTCACCGTCTCCACGCCACCGGCCGAGGACGAGGTCGAGCAGACCGCCCCGTCACAGGACGTCGCCGCGGTCTGA
- the pstS gene encoding phosphate ABC transporter substrate-binding protein PstS → MLTATAAVAVCFSIASCTPPNERSSGGGGVSGSLSGAGSSAQAAAVDAWKQGFLRANPDATVNYDPIGSGGGREQFASGAVPWAGSDAYLADEELAAAQERCGGKGNLIEIPAYISPIALPYNIPGVDDLQLSPETMAKIFNQKITTWNHEAIAKENPDADLPSTPITVVNRSDESGTTENFVDYLSVAANDAWPHEVSGNWPVSGGTAAKGNTGVVQSIEAADGSIGYADVSQIGDLDAAKVQVGEDWVEPSPEAAAKILDASTQVDGRGQFDYATEIERETTEAGTYPIVLASYELACTQYEDAETAALVQAWLSYVVSEEGQQASAETAGSAPISDDTRAKANAAIEAISAQ, encoded by the coding sequence GTGCTGACCGCAACCGCTGCCGTGGCCGTCTGCTTCTCGATCGCCTCCTGCACCCCACCCAACGAGAGAAGTTCCGGTGGGGGCGGAGTTTCCGGCTCGCTCTCCGGCGCGGGATCGTCCGCGCAGGCCGCCGCCGTGGACGCGTGGAAGCAGGGCTTCCTCCGGGCCAACCCGGACGCCACGGTCAACTACGATCCGATCGGCTCGGGCGGTGGCCGCGAGCAGTTCGCCTCCGGCGCCGTGCCGTGGGCGGGCTCGGACGCCTACCTCGCCGACGAGGAGCTCGCGGCTGCGCAGGAGCGGTGCGGTGGCAAGGGCAACCTCATCGAGATCCCCGCCTACATCTCGCCGATCGCTCTGCCGTACAACATCCCGGGCGTAGACGACCTGCAACTCTCTCCCGAGACCATGGCCAAGATCTTCAACCAGAAGATCACGACCTGGAACCATGAGGCGATCGCCAAGGAGAACCCGGACGCCGACTTGCCCTCGACGCCGATCACGGTGGTCAACCGCTCCGACGAGTCGGGCACCACTGAGAACTTCGTCGACTACCTCTCCGTGGCTGCGAACGACGCCTGGCCGCACGAGGTCTCCGGTAACTGGCCGGTCTCCGGTGGCACCGCCGCCAAGGGCAACACCGGTGTCGTCCAGTCCATCGAGGCCGCCGACGGCTCCATCGGCTACGCGGACGTCTCCCAGATCGGCGACCTCGACGCCGCGAAGGTCCAGGTCGGCGAGGACTGGGTCGAGCCCAGCCCCGAGGCAGCCGCCAAGATCCTCGACGCCTCGACCCAGGTCGACGGGCGTGGCCAGTTCGACTACGCCACCGAGATCGAGCGCGAGACCACAGAGGCGGGCACCTACCCGATCGTCCTGGCCTCCTACGAGCTGGCCTGCACCCAGTACGAGGACGCTGAGACCGCCGCGCTCGTGCAGGCGTGGCTGTCGTACGTCGTCAGCGAGGAGGGTCAGCAGGCCTCCGCCGAGACGGCCGGTTCGGCCCCGATCAGCGACGACACGCGGGCGAAGGCCAACGCTGCCATCGAGGCGATTTCTGCACAGTGA